The genomic stretch GCTTGGATTATCGTCGTAATTATTTCAAGGGAATTTATTATCAGCGGTTTCCGTCTGGTGGCATCTGATAATGGTGTAGTAATTGCTGCAAGTAATATAGCAAAGTTTAAGACAACAGCACAAATGATTATGGCGGTTTTACTGATATTCCATTTTGATAATCCCATCTTACTTGTGCTGGAACAGGTATTTATCTATCTGTCTCTTTTATTGACAGTGGTATCTTTGCTGGATTATCTCTATAAGAATAGAAAAGTTCTTACAGAACAAAAGTAGACAATTAGTGGATAAGAAGG from Anaerocolumna sp. AGMB13020 encodes the following:
- the pgsA gene encoding CDP-diacylglycerol--glycerol-3-phosphate 3-phosphatidyltransferase, with protein sequence MNLPNKITIARACMIPVFLIFFLIPGIPGGKYAAGVIFIVASLSDALDGYLARKHNLVTNFGKFADPLADKLLVCAALICFVELKLVPAWIIVVIISREFIISGFRLVASDNGVVIAASNIAKFKTTAQMIMAVLLIFHFDNPILLVLEQVFIYLSLLLTVVSLLDYLYKNRKVLTEQK